A region of Allocoleopsis franciscana PCC 7113 DNA encodes the following proteins:
- a CDS encoding orange carotenoid protein N-terminal domain-containing protein, producing MTYTIESAQGIFPNTQIANAVPATTEAYNKLSVEDQLALLWFAYTEMGTSITRAATGAASMILAEGLLNEIKQMPRQAQSQAMYDLASNADTPIGRTYSSFRVNTKLGFWYELGQLMKQGVVAPIPPGYQMSSEAVGVLETIKKLDPGQQITVLRNTVVNMGYDPDLSEDYAKREAPRSTPKALSERVQTKIEGIDNYTVLNYIDYMNAFDFTPAVGLFAEEGALQPPFQKPIVGKAAILTYMREECVGLKMMPERGVAETIENGYTQIKVTGKVETPWFGNNVGMNIAWRFLLDPQGKIFFVAIDLLASPKELLNLMRK from the coding sequence ATGACTTATACCATCGAGTCGGCTCAAGGCATTTTCCCTAATACTCAAATTGCTAATGCGGTTCCAGCAACCACGGAAGCATACAATAAACTCAGCGTTGAGGATCAACTGGCATTACTCTGGTTTGCCTACACCGAAATGGGTACTTCTATTACTCGCGCCGCCACGGGAGCCGCCAGCATGATTCTAGCGGAAGGCTTACTCAATGAAATCAAGCAAATGCCTCGACAGGCTCAATCGCAAGCCATGTATGATTTGGCTAGCAATGCTGACACTCCTATCGGTCGTACCTATTCCTCCTTCCGTGTCAACACCAAGCTAGGTTTCTGGTATGAGTTAGGGCAGTTGATGAAACAGGGCGTAGTTGCTCCCATCCCCCCTGGTTATCAAATGAGTTCTGAAGCTGTTGGCGTGCTAGAAACGATCAAGAAACTCGATCCCGGTCAGCAAATCACAGTCTTGCGTAATACCGTAGTTAACATGGGATACGACCCAGATCTGAGCGAGGATTACGCAAAACGCGAAGCCCCCCGCAGCACACCGAAGGCACTATCTGAACGTGTTCAGACCAAGATTGAGGGTATCGACAATTACACGGTATTAAACTACATTGACTACATGAATGCATTTGACTTCACACCGGCTGTGGGTCTATTTGCTGAAGAAGGTGCCCTGCAACCTCCATTCCAGAAGCCGATAGTCGGCAAGGCAGCTATTCTCACCTATATGCGTGAAGAATGTGTGGGACTTAAGATGATGCCAGAGCGGGGCGTAGCCGAGACCATAGAAAATGGCTACACGCAGATTAAAGTGACCGGTAAAGTAGAGACTCCTTGGTTCGGTAACAACGTCGGTATGAACATTGCGTGGCGGTTCTTATTAGATCCCCAAGGCAAGATTTTCTTTGTAGCGATAGACTTGCTCGCCTCTCCCAAAGAACTACTAAACCTGATGCGGAAGTAG
- a CDS encoding tyrosine-type recombinase/integrase, whose amino-acid sequence MNTTQTKAAKGTVGVESFRGKLRLRLPRSIETKNRYISTGWQDTPENSKKAQKIAWQIEDDISRGTFDSTLASYKPQHHLTVVQAIKAQPALSLSELWEQYTEYRKPLIAETTLKIQYAAVRNHIAKLPTKTLSDAVQIRDFLVGKLSNDAARRTLTQISACCDWAVDSCLISSNPFHGMAQKIKVVKDETDTIDPFTAEERDIIIKAFEEHSLYSYYVPFVKFLFMTGCRTGEAVGLQWKHISADCRTITFSESVSTQLKIRKDCKTHQSRKFPCNATLQALLLSIKPNACNPEALVFPSKKGGVIRSGHFIDSAWKGRSDRNDGIVTQLVKEGKISRYRTQYNTRHTFITQCLEAGVSVVQVAKWAGNSPEIIMKHYAGITAHVQVPEF is encoded by the coding sequence ATGAATACTACACAAACCAAAGCAGCGAAAGGAACAGTAGGGGTTGAGAGCTTCAGAGGTAAATTACGTCTGCGCTTACCTCGTAGTATTGAAACTAAGAACAGATATATCTCTACTGGCTGGCAGGATACTCCAGAAAACAGCAAGAAAGCTCAGAAGATAGCATGGCAGATTGAGGATGATATCAGCCGTGGAACGTTTGATTCTACCTTGGCTAGCTATAAGCCACAGCATCATTTAACAGTTGTACAAGCAATTAAAGCTCAACCAGCGCTATCACTTTCGGAACTATGGGAACAGTACACCGAGTATAGAAAACCTCTGATTGCTGAGACAACGCTCAAGATTCAATATGCAGCAGTACGGAATCATATTGCCAAGCTACCGACAAAGACTCTAAGCGATGCTGTTCAGATTCGAGATTTTCTGGTAGGTAAGTTGTCTAATGATGCGGCAAGAAGAACTCTAACTCAAATTTCAGCTTGTTGCGACTGGGCAGTTGATTCTTGCTTAATCTCCAGTAATCCGTTTCATGGCATGGCACAGAAAATTAAGGTAGTAAAGGATGAAACAGATACTATCGATCCATTCACTGCTGAAGAACGAGATATTATCATCAAAGCTTTTGAGGAACATTCTCTCTATTCCTATTATGTTCCATTCGTCAAGTTCTTATTTATGACTGGATGCCGTACTGGTGAAGCGGTAGGATTGCAGTGGAAACATATTTCTGCGGATTGTAGAACAATTACGTTCTCTGAATCAGTTAGTACTCAATTGAAAATCCGTAAAGACTGTAAAACACATCAAAGCCGTAAATTTCCTTGTAATGCTACTTTGCAAGCTTTGTTACTGAGTATTAAACCTAATGCCTGTAATCCTGAAGCATTAGTTTTTCCAAGTAAGAAAGGTGGAGTTATTCGTTCTGGTCATTTCATTGATAGTGCATGGAAAGGACGTTCTGATAGAAATGATGGAATTGTTACACAGCTTGTCAAGGAAGGAAAAATAAGCCGTTATCGTACTCAATACAATACACGCCATACGTTTATTACGCAGTGTTTAGAAGCTGGAGTTAGTGTTGTGCAGGTAGCGAAGTGGGCAGGAAATTCACCAGAAATAATTATGAAGCATTATGCTGGTATTACTGCTCATGTGCAAGTACCTGAATTCTAA
- a CDS encoding GAF domain-containing protein — MRRVFYCPEIGNTNQIGAEKSMQSCNSDLNHSLAHMTESMSDNTDNEWTLKKKQELISTNLNQANSWSKQPAQQDQWTQLLAKITLKIRQSLQLEDILQTTVTEVRELLEADRVLIYRLWPDGTGSGVTEAIVPGWSTVLGQVFEAEVFPQEYHQLYASGRILAIKNVEDAEISPCMVEFLQQFEVKSKLVVPILLKEKLWGLLVAHQCAHPRQWLRGEIELLQQLADQVSIALSQAQYQEHLEELVAQRTAKLTKTLEQLQQEINERQRTEKALRESEERWRSLVKNAPDLIFTCDRTGKILYINRTVPGFTLEQAIGSSVYDYIPDESKPLLKQSFERVFQTGEAVYYETQGSGAYGTTSWYASRVGPIQQEGEVIAAMVISTDITERKQAEELLHLREQEFRALVEHSPDLIVRFDPQLRHLYVNPAVERSTGIPRQTFIGKTNQELGMPQELVAGWNKVLLEVLATGQEGMIEFDFPTASGLKSYQTRIIPEFAQDGTIRFLLGVTHDITPAKQAEKALQQRLLREQALHQLVQSIRNSLDLETIFFTAVAEIGKLLPVDRALVVQYLPDRKLWLNVADYRASSDLPVALGLEIPDEDNCIAARLKQSQLVLMDHTNQCEDEINRHFSPTFPGAGLWVPLYLGSQLWGSLSLFVENHAYAWQDSEVQLTLAVAEQLAIAIQQAELLNQSQIATVKAQEQAEALKHEIKERKRTEETLRAIYKVSTARKLSFEQRLQGLLALGRRRFGLEIGALGRVKNNVYEVIAAQVAPKSSFPITKGTIWNLEQTYCSVTLGTKEPIAFASAGTSSWRHLPAYTSRPVEAYLGMSVVVAGQIYGSLSFFSLHAHQHPFTAGDKALLKLMAQWVGALLEHQLSEEELRQSEARFRAIAQREALLNQLASQIRRSLDLNTILETAVHEIQNLLKIDRCFFLWYRAHETQPVWEVVTEARSPAFPSVIGHCVPLSTFGPLTRRVFNKEITRVDNARSLTDPAERKFFFSLGYTAMLALPIHTTSGEIGVVSCGHSTGSRPWRQEEVELLEAVADQMAIAIDQAELLHQSRTTAAAAQEQATQLKQALNELQQTQAQLVQSEKMSSLGQLVAGIAHEINNPVNFIYGNLTYVSEYAEDLLHLIQLYQEYCPRPAPVIETAAANLDLDFMKEDFPKIVSSMKGGADRIRQIVLSLRNFSRVDEAEMKWVDIHEGIDNSLLILAHRLKAQRPEESDIQIIKDYNNLPKVQCYAGQLNQVFMNILANAIDAIASRNACEALGQVNPPCSPELFKSHPGLIWICTEVIAERNEVMILISDNGPGMTQEVQRRIFDPFFTTKPVGSGTGLGLSISYQIVVEKHGGRLECISAPGQGTVFLISLPIRQSS; from the coding sequence GTGAGGAGAGTATTTTATTGTCCCGAAATTGGCAATACCAATCAAATTGGAGCCGAAAAATCGATGCAGAGCTGCAACTCAGACCTCAATCACAGCTTAGCTCACATGACGGAATCAATGTCGGACAACACAGATAATGAATGGACATTGAAAAAAAAACAAGAGCTTATTTCGACTAATTTAAATCAAGCCAATTCCTGGAGCAAACAGCCAGCTCAACAAGACCAGTGGACACAGTTACTGGCTAAAATCACTCTTAAAATTCGCCAGTCTTTACAGTTAGAGGACATTCTGCAAACCACAGTTACAGAAGTGCGAGAGTTGCTGGAGGCGGATCGAGTTTTAATCTATCGGCTTTGGCCCGATGGAACCGGAAGCGGAGTCACAGAAGCGATTGTGCCCGGTTGGTCAACGGTTCTGGGACAAGTATTTGAAGCCGAAGTTTTTCCCCAAGAGTACCATCAGCTCTATGCCTCTGGACGTATTCTGGCGATTAAAAATGTAGAAGACGCTGAGATATCTCCTTGCATGGTGGAATTTCTCCAACAATTTGAGGTGAAGTCCAAATTAGTGGTACCGATTCTTCTCAAGGAAAAACTTTGGGGTTTGTTGGTAGCCCATCAGTGCGCTCATCCCAGGCAGTGGTTAAGGGGTGAAATTGAACTTTTGCAGCAACTGGCTGACCAAGTTAGCATTGCTCTATCCCAGGCTCAATATCAGGAACACCTGGAAGAATTAGTTGCACAGCGTACTGCTAAACTCACAAAAACCTTAGAACAACTTCAGCAAGAAATTAATGAGCGCCAACGCACCGAAAAAGCCCTGCGTGAATCCGAAGAACGGTGGCGCTCCCTGGTAAAAAATGCTCCCGACCTGATTTTCACCTGCGATCGCACCGGTAAAATCCTGTATATAAATCGCACTGTACCCGGTTTTACATTAGAACAGGCCATTGGTAGCAGTGTGTATGATTACATACCCGACGAAAGTAAACCGTTATTAAAACAATCCTTTGAGCGAGTTTTCCAAACCGGGGAAGCGGTTTACTACGAAACACAGGGATCGGGAGCCTATGGTACAACGTCCTGGTATGCCAGCCGTGTTGGCCCAATTCAACAGGAGGGAGAAGTTATCGCAGCAATGGTGATTTCCACAGACATCACCGAACGAAAGCAAGCTGAAGAACTGTTACATCTGCGTGAACAAGAATTTAGAGCCTTGGTGGAACATTCACCAGACTTGATTGTGCGGTTTGACCCCCAATTACGCCATCTGTACGTCAATCCAGCCGTGGAACGCAGCACGGGAATACCGAGACAGACATTTATTGGCAAAACTAATCAGGAATTGGGTATGCCACAGGAACTCGTGGCGGGTTGGAACAAGGTCTTGTTGGAGGTATTGGCAACCGGGCAGGAAGGGATGATTGAATTCGATTTTCCCACCGCCAGTGGTCTTAAATCTTATCAAACCCGTATTATCCCAGAGTTCGCCCAAGATGGGACAATCCGGTTTTTGCTCGGTGTAACTCACGACATTACACCAGCCAAGCAGGCAGAAAAAGCGCTGCAACAACGCCTTCTCAGAGAGCAGGCGCTACATCAGCTTGTCCAATCTATCCGCAACTCTCTCGATTTAGAGACGATTTTTTTCACCGCTGTTGCTGAAATTGGCAAACTCTTGCCCGTAGATCGGGCGCTTGTGGTTCAATATTTGCCAGACCGCAAGCTGTGGTTGAATGTCGCTGATTATCGCGCCTCCTCTGATTTACCCGTCGCATTAGGTTTAGAAATTCCGGATGAGGATAATTGTATTGCTGCTCGATTGAAGCAATCACAACTGGTTTTGATGGATCACACGAATCAGTGTGAGGATGAAATTAACCGCCACTTTTCTCCAACTTTTCCCGGTGCTGGGTTATGGGTGCCGTTGTATTTGGGTTCCCAACTCTGGGGAAGTCTCAGCTTGTTTGTCGAAAATCATGCTTACGCTTGGCAAGACTCAGAGGTGCAACTCACCTTAGCTGTTGCCGAGCAATTGGCGATCGCCATTCAACAAGCGGAACTCTTAAATCAAAGTCAAATTGCCACTGTTAAAGCCCAAGAGCAAGCCGAAGCGCTGAAACACGAAATTAAGGAACGCAAACGCACGGAAGAAACCCTGCGAGCGATCTATAAAGTCAGCACAGCTCGAAAACTCAGCTTTGAGCAACGCCTGCAAGGCTTGTTAGCTCTGGGACGCCGCCGATTTGGACTGGAAATAGGGGCTTTAGGTCGGGTGAAAAACAATGTCTATGAAGTCATTGCCGCTCAAGTTGCGCCCAAATCTAGCTTTCCCATTACCAAAGGAACGATCTGGAATCTAGAGCAGACGTATTGCAGCGTAACGTTGGGCACGAAAGAACCAATTGCGTTTGCATCGGCTGGAACTTCTTCCTGGCGTCATCTCCCTGCCTATACCTCTCGCCCAGTGGAAGCCTATCTTGGTATGTCCGTGGTGGTAGCGGGTCAAATATACGGCAGCTTAAGCTTTTTTAGTCTCCACGCACACCAACACCCTTTTACAGCCGGAGATAAGGCACTGTTGAAGCTGATGGCGCAGTGGGTGGGAGCATTGTTGGAACATCAGCTTTCAGAAGAGGAGTTGCGGCAATCGGAAGCTAGATTTCGAGCCATAGCTCAGAGGGAGGCTTTGCTGAACCAATTGGCAAGTCAGATTCGTCGTTCTCTCGACCTCAACACCATTCTAGAAACAGCGGTGCATGAAATTCAAAACTTATTAAAGATTGACCGTTGTTTCTTTTTGTGGTACAGAGCGCATGAAACTCAACCCGTTTGGGAGGTCGTGACCGAAGCGAGGAGTCCGGCCTTTCCCAGCGTTATTGGTCACTGTGTTCCGCTTAGCACCTTTGGCCCCTTGACCCGTCGGGTGTTTAACAAGGAAATTACTCGTGTGGACAATGCCAGGAGTTTAACAGATCCCGCCGAGCGCAAGTTTTTCTTCAGTTTGGGCTACACGGCGATGTTGGCATTGCCGATTCACACCACATCCGGCGAAATTGGAGTGGTTAGCTGTGGTCACTCAACGGGTTCAAGACCTTGGCGTCAGGAGGAAGTAGAATTGCTAGAGGCAGTGGCGGATCAAATGGCGATCGCTATTGACCAGGCCGAACTTTTGCATCAAAGTCGCACAACCGCAGCAGCAGCTCAAGAGCAAGCAACCCAGCTTAAACAGGCATTGAATGAACTCCAGCAAACCCAGGCTCAATTGGTGCAAAGCGAAAAAATGTCTTCTTTAGGGCAATTAGTCGCGGGTATCGCGCACGAAATTAATAATCCTGTTAATTTTATCTATGGCAATCTCACCTACGTGAGTGAATATGCCGAAGATTTGCTCCATCTGATTCAACTTTATCAGGAATATTGCCCCCGTCCTGCACCCGTGATTGAAACGGCAGCGGCGAACCTTGATTTGGATTTCATGAAAGAGGATTTCCCCAAAATCGTGTCATCCATGAAGGGCGGTGCCGATCGCATCCGTCAGATTGTCTTATCTTTGAGGAACTTCTCACGGGTGGATGAAGCTGAGATGAAATGGGTGGATATTCACGAGGGGATTGATAATAGCCTGTTGATTCTCGCTCATCGCCTGAAAGCCCAACGACCGGAAGAATCAGATATCCAAATTATTAAAGACTACAACAATCTGCCCAAAGTGCAGTGCTATGCGGGGCAACTCAATCAGGTGTTTATGAATATCCTGGCGAATGCCATAGACGCGATCGCATCTCGTAACGCTTGCGAGGCGCTTGGACAGGTTAACCCACCGTGTTCGCCTGAGCTGTTCAAAAGTCATCCTGGGTTGATTTGGATTTGCACAGAGGTTATAGCCGAGCGCAATGAGGTAATGATTCTGATTAGTGACAACGGGCCTGGGATGACCCAAGAGGTACAGCGAAGGATTTTCGATCCGTTCTTTACAACCAAACCCGTCGGTTCGGGTACAGGTTTAGGGTTGTCGATTAGTTACCAGATTGTGGTGGAAAAACACGGGGGGCGATTGGAGTGTATTTCAGCACCAGGTCAGGGTACGGTGTTCTTAATTTCCCTTCCGATTCGGCAATCTTCGTAG